A genomic stretch from Setaria viridis chromosome 1, Setaria_viridis_v4.0, whole genome shotgun sequence includes:
- the LOC117864472 gene encoding 7-deoxyloganetin glucosyltransferase has protein sequence MVKYSNEPMFYTEHLSNLDRANALVSVRDPPTQPSGGHFIIPIWQDNQAAPRMARPHVVVVPYPGSGNVNPALQLAKLLHRHGAYVTFVNTEHNHRRVQDTEGAGAVRGREGFRFETIPDGLSEADRGKQDYGTGLALSITTRCAAPFRALVERLNGDEPGVPRVTCVLATMLMGFAIGVARELRIPTMVFWTTSAASLMADMRLRDLEGRGYVPLKDESYLTNGYVETTVIDWIPGMPPMNLGDLSSFLRTTDPDDFCLRLIEAEANNCSKAGALILNTFDSLEAEVLAALRAEYPRIYTIGTLGSLLRRGAAATDDNSTDGDDSPGLSLWKQDAECLAWLDTQAPRSVVYVNFGSHTVLSPEQLAEFAWGLAASGHTFLWSIRDDLVRGGGGGLAALPPAFTAETAGRCRVTAWCPQEQVLRHPAVDGFLTHSGWNSTCESVAAGVPMACWPGFADQYTNCRYACEAWGIGVRLDAEVRREQVAERVREVMASGEMRRNVARWKTEAAAATSPGGSSYENFLAMVTALRSSSNCSQA, from the coding sequence ATGGTCAAATACAGCAATGAGCCAATGTTTTACACAGAGCATCTCTCGAATCTCGATCGCGCAAACGCTCTGGTCTCGGTACGTGATCCTCCTACTCAACCTTCCGGCGGCCACTTTATTATTCCGATTTGGCAAGACAATCAAGCCGCACCGAGAATGGCGAGGCCGCACGTCGTGGTGGTGCCGTACCCGGGCTCCGGCAACGTCAACCCGGCGCTGCAGCTCGCCAAGCTCCTGCACCGCCACGGCGCCTACGTCACCTTCGTCAACACCGAGCACAACCACCGCCGCGTGCAGGACAccgagggcgccggcgccgtgcgcgGCCGCGAGGGCTTCCGCTTCGAGACCATCCCGGATGGTCTGTCGGAGGCGGACCGCGGCAAGCAGGACTACGGCACCGGCCTCGCCTTGTCGATCACCACTCGCTGCGCGGCGCCCTTCAGGGCCCTCGTAGAGAGGCTCAACGGCGACGAGCCCGGCGTGCCGCGTGTCACGTGCGTGCTGGCCACCATGCTGATGGGCTTCGCGATCGGCGTGGCGCGGGAGCTCCGGATCCCGACCATGGTGTTCTGGACCACCAGCGCCGCCTCGCTCATGGCCGACATGAGGCTCCGCGATCTCGAGGGGAGAGGCTATGTGCCACTCAAAGATGAGAGCTACTTGACCAACGGCTACGTCGAGACGACGGTCATCGACTGGATCCCCGGCATGCCGCCGATGAACCTCGGCGACCTGTCCAGCTTCCTCCGCACCACGGATCCGGATGACTTCTGCCTCCGGCTCATAGAGGCAGAGGCCAACAACTGTTCCAAGGCCGGCGCTCTCATCCTCAACACATTCGACAGCCTTGAGGCCGAGGTTCTCGCTGCGCTCCGTGCTGAGTACCCACGCATCTACACCATCGGCACCCTGGGCTCCCTGCTGCgacgtggcgccgccgccaccgacgacAACTCCACTGATGGCGACGATTCGCCCGGGCTGAGCCTGTGGAAGCAGGATGCCGAGTGCCTGGCGTGGCTGGACACGCAGGCGCCGCGCTCCGTCGTGTACGTCAACTTCGGCAGCCACACGGTCCTGTCGCCGGAGCAGCTGGCCGAGTTTGCGTGGGGCCTCGCGGCGAGCGGCCACACGTTCCTCTGGTCCATCAGGGACGACctcgtccgcggcggcggcggcggcctcgctgCGCTGCCTCCGGCGTTCACTGCCGAGACGGCGGGGCGGTGCCGCGTGACGGCGTGGTGCCCGCAGGAGCAGGTGCTGCGGCACCCGGCCGTGGACGGCTTCCTGACGCACAGCGGGTGGAACTCGACGTGCGAgagcgtggccgccggcgtgccGATGGCGTGCTGGCCGGGGTTCGCCGACCAGTACACCAACTGCAGGTACGCATGCGAGGCATGGGGCATCGGCGTCCGGCTGGACGCGGAGGTCAGGAGGGAGCAGGTCGCTGAACGTGTCAGGGAGGTGATGGCGAGCGGGGAGATGCGGAGGAACGTGGCGAGGTGGAAgacggaagcggcggcggccaccagcCCCGGCGGGTCGTCGTACGAGAACTTCCTGGCGATGGTGACAGCGCTCAGGAGCTCATCCAATTGCTCACAAGCCTGA